One Gemmatimonadales bacterium DNA window includes the following coding sequences:
- a CDS encoding 2-oxoglutarate dehydrogenase E1 component, producing LGRAYLGQKRFSIEGVDMLVPMLDLVAELAAAAGTRAVVMGMAHRGRLNVLAHIVGMPYESIIAEFEGGQIGEADGATGDVKYHLGASGSYLTQAGKSIAVELSPNPSHLESVNPVVEGRARALQTERRGPTAHHDASVALPVLIHGDAAFAGEGVVAETLNLARLPGYSTGGTIHIITNNQLGFTTDPGEGRSTPYASDLAKGFDHPIIHVNADDPEACLSAVRLAMAYREQFQGDVLIDLVGYRRHGHNEADEPAYTQPVMYERIAALPTVRAQWAAKLAAQGVVTSEQAEAEAQAAYERLSKVQQAVKASLSRRSGAGFETIGTSARVSSGSELAPATTGECEPGTAVGEEMLGVLDRQLTTWPDGFAVHPKLLRQLERRRKTMEEGGALEWAHAESLAFASLLVEGVPIRLTGQDTERGTFSQRHLVLHDVATGARYAPIQHLPGAQAPFELHNSPLSELAALGFEYGYSAEASEALVLWEAQFGDFANGAQVIIDQFIVSGRVKWSERSRLVLLLPHGYEGQGPEHSSARLERFLQLAGQQNMRIANPTTPAQYFHLLRRQARLEDQRPLVVMTPKSYLRHPLALSPVEDLADGCFRQVLDDPQVAGDRARIERLVVCSGKVYYDAIGSGARKAAAKVAVARLELLYPLPKADLAALVASYPNLRELVWLQEEPRNKGPWRYVAHHLRDLAPRGADGDVRLRYVGRPERASSAEGYPAAHLAEQARIVGEAMGGE from the coding sequence CCTGGGCCGCGCGTACCTCGGTCAGAAGCGCTTCTCCATCGAGGGCGTGGACATGCTGGTCCCGATGCTCGACCTGGTGGCCGAGCTCGCGGCGGCCGCCGGAACCCGGGCCGTGGTCATGGGGATGGCGCACCGGGGCCGGCTCAACGTCCTCGCGCACATCGTCGGGATGCCGTACGAGTCCATCATCGCCGAGTTCGAGGGCGGGCAGATCGGCGAGGCCGACGGCGCCACCGGCGACGTGAAGTACCACCTCGGCGCCTCCGGCTCGTACCTCACGCAGGCCGGGAAGTCCATCGCCGTGGAGCTGTCGCCCAACCCGAGCCACCTGGAGTCGGTGAACCCCGTGGTGGAGGGACGGGCGCGCGCGCTCCAGACCGAGCGCCGCGGCCCGACGGCGCACCACGACGCCTCGGTGGCCCTGCCGGTCCTCATCCACGGCGACGCCGCTTTCGCCGGCGAAGGCGTCGTGGCCGAGACGCTGAACCTGGCGCGGCTCCCGGGCTACTCCACCGGCGGCACGATCCACATCATCACCAACAACCAGCTGGGCTTCACCACCGACCCCGGCGAGGGGCGCTCGACGCCGTACGCGTCGGACCTGGCCAAGGGCTTCGACCACCCGATCATCCACGTGAACGCCGACGATCCGGAGGCCTGCCTGTCCGCGGTGCGGCTGGCGATGGCGTACCGCGAGCAGTTCCAGGGCGACGTGCTGATCGATCTGGTGGGCTACCGCCGGCACGGGCACAACGAGGCCGACGAGCCGGCCTACACCCAGCCGGTGATGTACGAACGGATCGCCGCGCTGCCGACCGTCCGCGCGCAGTGGGCCGCGAAGCTGGCCGCGCAAGGCGTGGTCACGAGCGAACAGGCCGAGGCCGAGGCGCAGGCGGCCTACGAGCGCCTGTCCAAGGTGCAGCAGGCGGTGAAGGCCAGCCTGTCGCGGCGCTCCGGCGCGGGCTTCGAGACCATCGGCACCAGCGCGCGGGTGTCCTCCGGCTCGGAGCTGGCGCCGGCGACCACCGGCGAGTGCGAGCCCGGCACGGCGGTGGGCGAGGAGATGCTCGGCGTGCTCGATCGGCAGCTGACGACCTGGCCCGACGGCTTCGCTGTGCATCCCAAGCTGCTGCGGCAGCTGGAGCGGCGCCGCAAGACGATGGAGGAGGGCGGCGCGCTGGAGTGGGCCCACGCGGAGTCCCTGGCGTTCGCCTCGCTGCTGGTGGAGGGCGTGCCCATCCGGCTGACGGGACAGGACACGGAGCGCGGCACCTTCAGCCAGCGGCACCTGGTGCTGCACGACGTCGCCACCGGGGCGCGGTACGCGCCGATCCAGCACCTGCCGGGCGCGCAGGCGCCGTTCGAGCTGCACAACAGCCCGCTCTCGGAGCTGGCGGCGCTGGGGTTCGAGTACGGCTACAGCGCAGAGGCGTCCGAGGCCCTGGTGCTGTGGGAAGCGCAGTTCGGGGACTTCGCCAACGGGGCCCAGGTCATCATCGACCAGTTCATCGTGTCGGGCCGGGTGAAGTGGTCGGAGCGCTCGCGCCTGGTGCTGCTGCTGCCGCACGGCTACGAGGGTCAGGGCCCGGAGCACTCGAGCGCGCGGCTGGAGCGGTTCCTCCAGCTGGCCGGCCAGCAGAACATGCGGATCGCCAACCCGACCACGCCGGCGCAGTACTTCCACCTGCTCAGGCGGCAGGCGAGGCTCGAGGACCAGCGCCCGCTGGTGGTGATGACCCCCAAGAGCTACCTGCGGCATCCGCTGGCCCTCTCGCCCGTGGAGGACCTCGCCGACGGCTGCTTCCGGCAGGTGCTCGACGATCCCCAGGTCGCCGGCGACCGCGCGCGGATCGAGCGGCTGGTGGTGTGCTCCGGGAAGGTGTACTACGACGCGATCGGCTCCGGGGCGCGGAAGGCCGCCGCGAAGGTGGCGGTGGCGCGCCTCGAGCTGCTCTACCCGCTGCCCAAGGCGGACCTCGCCGCGCTGGTCGCGTCGTATCCCAACCTGCGGGAGCTAGTGTGGCTCCAGGAGGAGCCCCGGAACAAGGGGCCCTGGCGCTACGTCGCACACCATCTGCGCGACCTGGCGCCGCGCGGTGCGGACGGCGACGTGCGCCTGCGCTACGTGGGGCGGCCGGAGCGGGCGAGCTCGGCGGAGGGGTATCCTGCGGCACATCTGGCCGAGCAGGCTCGCATCGTGGGCGAAGCGATGGGTGGCGAGTGA
- the moaA gene encoding GTP 3',8-cyclase MoaA → MVHDALARPLASLRVSLTDRCNLRCRYCMPEEEYVWLPRASILTFEEITRLAGVFTALGAAKVRLTGGEPLLRHDVPTLVALLRRNDAIADLALTTNGMVLAAQAAALHRAGLHRLTVSLDTLRPDRFEAYTRSKRHGDVLEGIAEARRAGFGRLKLNTVVVRGYNDDELADLIEFGRAAGAEVRFIEYMDVGGATQWSPAQVVSRVAMLETLARRYGRIEPVAPPAGSAAPAERFALPDGTTFGIIASTTAPFCRTCDRSRLTADGTWFLCLYAERGVSLRDPLRQGASDEELAALIGGTWRERTDRGAERRLEVVARGALYPVDKLRADPHREMHTRGG, encoded by the coding sequence ATGGTCCACGACGCGCTGGCGCGCCCGCTCGCGAGCCTCCGGGTCTCGCTCACCGATCGGTGCAACCTCCGCTGCCGCTACTGCATGCCGGAGGAGGAGTACGTGTGGCTGCCCCGCGCGTCGATCCTCACCTTCGAGGAGATCACGCGGCTCGCGGGGGTGTTCACGGCCCTGGGCGCGGCGAAGGTGCGGCTGACGGGCGGCGAGCCGCTGCTGAGGCACGACGTGCCGACCCTGGTCGCGCTGTTGCGGCGCAACGACGCCATCGCGGACCTGGCCCTCACGACCAACGGCATGGTGCTGGCGGCACAGGCCGCGGCGCTCCACCGCGCCGGCCTCCATCGCCTCACGGTGAGCCTGGACACGCTGCGGCCGGACCGGTTCGAGGCCTACACCCGGAGCAAGCGGCACGGCGACGTGCTGGAGGGGATCGCCGAGGCGCGGCGGGCCGGGTTCGGCCGCCTCAAGCTCAACACGGTGGTGGTGCGCGGCTACAACGACGACGAGCTGGCGGACCTGATCGAGTTCGGCCGCGCGGCGGGCGCGGAGGTGCGGTTCATCGAGTACATGGACGTCGGCGGGGCGACGCAGTGGTCGCCCGCGCAGGTCGTCTCGCGGGTCGCGATGCTGGAGACGCTGGCGCGGCGGTACGGGCGCATCGAGCCGGTCGCGCCGCCCGCCGGGAGCGCCGCCCCCGCCGAGCGGTTCGCGCTCCCCGACGGCACGACCTTCGGGATCATCGCCTCCACCACGGCGCCGTTCTGCCGCACCTGCGACCGCAGCCGGCTCACGGCCGACGGGACGTGGTTCCTGTGCCTGTACGCCGAGCGCGGCGTGAGCCTGCGGGACCCGCTGCGCCAGGGCGCCTCCGACGAGGAGCTTGCCGCGCTGATCGGGGGGACGTGGCGAGAACGGACGGATAGGGGGGCGGAGCGACGGCTCGAGGTTGTCGCGAGGGGCGCGCTGTACCCGGTGGATAAGCTTCGCGCCGATCCCCATCGGGAGATGCATACGAGGGGCGGGTGA
- a CDS encoding long-chain fatty acid--CoA ligase: MEPRVWHKHYDSVVRPSLAYEELVLPERLERSAEAYPDAPAILFLGCRLTYRELKDQVDRLATALAALGVTRETRVAIHLPNLPQTVIAYYAVLSLGGQVVMTNPLYVEREIEHQWNDAGCEFAVTADFLFATRLRHIRSRLPIKHYVVASIPEYLPFPLKQIAPLKLRRMKPPAIARVAAEPGVHRFRRLVAATEPDPPAVSIGLDDVAALQYTGGTTGVSKGAMLTHRNLSCNVQQCITWLHCTHGSEVVLSALPLFHVFGMTVCMNFPIGAAAAMVLLPNPRDIPALVKAVVKDRVTLFMGVPAMFHAINGYPGIEHKDIRSVKSCFSGSAPLPMAVLERFEALTGSHIVEGFGLTETSPVTHVNPMDGLRKAGSIGIPFPDTDSKVVDLETGTRTLPPGEPGELLIKGPQVMAGYWNMPEETAEVLRDGWLHTGDIAQIDEDGYHCIVGRKKDMILASGYNVYPDEVDGVLMKHPAVLEAATIGVSDPKRGESIKSFIVLKPGEHATAEQIAAYCRSNLAAYKVPRHIEFRDALPKSGILKILRMALREEERTKAAAGATA, from the coding sequence GTGGAGCCGCGGGTCTGGCACAAGCACTACGATTCCGTCGTCCGGCCGAGCCTCGCCTACGAGGAGCTGGTCCTGCCCGAGCGGCTCGAGCGGTCGGCAGAAGCCTACCCCGACGCCCCGGCGATCCTGTTCCTCGGGTGCCGCCTGACGTACCGGGAGCTGAAGGACCAGGTGGACCGCCTCGCCACCGCGCTGGCGGCCCTGGGCGTGACCCGGGAGACCCGGGTGGCGATCCACCTGCCCAACCTGCCGCAGACGGTGATCGCCTACTATGCCGTCCTGTCGCTCGGCGGGCAGGTGGTGATGACGAACCCGCTGTACGTCGAGCGGGAGATCGAGCACCAGTGGAACGACGCCGGCTGCGAGTTCGCCGTCACGGCGGACTTCCTGTTCGCCACCCGGCTGCGCCACATCCGCAGCCGGCTGCCGATCAAGCACTACGTCGTGGCGTCGATTCCGGAGTACCTGCCCTTCCCGCTGAAGCAGATCGCCCCGCTGAAGCTGCGGCGGATGAAGCCGCCCGCGATCGCGCGCGTGGCGGCGGAGCCGGGCGTGCACCGGTTCCGCAGGCTCGTCGCCGCCACGGAGCCCGACCCGCCGGCGGTCTCCATCGGCCTCGACGACGTCGCGGCGCTGCAGTACACCGGCGGGACGACCGGCGTCTCCAAGGGCGCCATGCTGACGCACCGCAACCTGTCGTGCAACGTCCAGCAGTGCATCACCTGGCTGCACTGCACCCACGGCTCCGAGGTGGTACTGTCGGCGCTGCCGCTGTTCCACGTGTTCGGGATGACGGTGTGCATGAACTTCCCGATCGGCGCGGCCGCGGCGATGGTGCTGCTGCCCAACCCGCGCGACATCCCGGCGCTGGTCAAGGCCGTGGTGAAGGACCGGGTGACGCTGTTCATGGGCGTGCCCGCGATGTTCCACGCGATCAACGGGTACCCGGGCATCGAGCACAAGGACATCCGGTCGGTGAAGTCCTGCTTCTCGGGCTCGGCGCCGCTGCCGATGGCCGTGCTCGAGCGGTTCGAAGCGCTGACCGGGAGCCACATCGTCGAGGGATTCGGCCTGACCGAGACGTCGCCGGTGACGCACGTCAACCCGATGGACGGGCTGCGGAAGGCCGGCAGCATCGGCATTCCCTTCCCCGACACCGACTCGAAGGTGGTGGACCTGGAGACCGGCACGCGGACCCTGCCGCCGGGCGAGCCGGGCGAGCTGCTGATCAAGGGTCCGCAGGTGATGGCCGGCTACTGGAACATGCCGGAGGAGACGGCGGAGGTGCTCCGGGACGGCTGGCTCCACACCGGCGACATCGCCCAGATCGACGAGGACGGCTACCACTGCATCGTCGGCCGGAAGAAGGACATGATCCTGGCGTCGGGCTACAACGTGTATCCGGACGAGGTGGACGGCGTGCTGATGAAGCACCCGGCGGTGCTCGAGGCGGCCACGATCGGCGTGAGCGATCCCAAGCGCGGCGAGAGCATCAAGTCGTTCATCGTCCTCAAGCCCGGCGAGCACGCCACCGCCGAGCAGATCGCGGCGTACTGCCGCAGCAACCTCGCCGCCTACAAGGTCCCGCGCCACATCGAGTTCCGGGACGCGCTGCCGAAGAGCGGCATCCTCAAGATCCTCCGGATGGCGCTCCGCGAGGAGGAGCGGACGAAGGCCGCGGCGGGCGCCACGGCGTAG
- a CDS encoding secondary thiamine-phosphate synthase enzyme YjbQ — protein sequence MAKQQSRTRRWSFNLGAEFGHRDLTDEVAALVGDSGVRDGAVVVSLTGSTGAVTTIEYEAGALADLRRALDRLAPADGDYAHNARWGDGNGFSHIRSSLLKTGIAVPVVDGRLQLGTWQQIVVINLDNRAREREVVAVVLGA from the coding sequence ATGGCGAAGCAACAATCCCGGACTCGGCGCTGGAGCTTCAATCTCGGCGCCGAGTTCGGACATCGGGACCTGACCGACGAGGTCGCCGCCCTGGTGGGCGACTCGGGCGTGCGCGACGGGGCCGTCGTCGTGTCGCTCACGGGCTCGACCGGGGCCGTGACCACGATCGAGTACGAGGCCGGCGCGCTGGCCGACCTGAGGCGCGCGCTCGACCGGCTGGCGCCCGCCGACGGCGACTACGCGCACAACGCGCGGTGGGGCGACGGCAACGGCTTCTCCCACATCAGGTCGTCGCTCCTCAAGACCGGCATCGCCGTGCCGGTCGTCGACGGCCGCCTGCAGCTCGGCACCTGGCAGCAGATCGTGGTGATCAACCTGGACAACCGGGCCCGCGAGCGGGAGGTGGTCGCCGTGGTGCTCGGCGCCTGA
- a CDS encoding TM2 domain-containing protein, which produces MKDKTVAYLLWCACFVGVCGLHRIYNGKYGTGFLWLFTFGLAGIGQFIDLFTIPGMVEDANNRALIQSVGSAALLGAGGAGQGVKRLPRTTEEFQVALVQAASANGGRLSVAEAVASTGRGFKEVERQLREMAVAGYIEADSDDAGQVFYVFPGLVK; this is translated from the coding sequence ATGAAGGACAAGACCGTCGCCTACCTGCTGTGGTGCGCCTGCTTCGTCGGCGTGTGCGGGCTGCACCGCATCTACAACGGCAAGTACGGGACCGGCTTCCTGTGGCTGTTCACGTTCGGCCTGGCCGGGATCGGACAGTTCATCGACCTGTTCACGATCCCGGGCATGGTCGAGGACGCCAATAACCGCGCGCTCATCCAGTCGGTGGGCTCGGCTGCGCTGCTCGGCGCGGGCGGCGCGGGCCAGGGGGTCAAGCGCCTGCCGCGCACGACGGAGGAGTTCCAGGTCGCGCTGGTCCAGGCGGCGAGCGCCAACGGCGGCCGCCTGTCGGTGGCCGAAGCGGTGGCGAGCACGGGACGCGGCTTCAAGGAGGTCGAGCGGCAGCTGCGGGAGATGGCGGTGGCCGGCTACATCGAAGCCGACAGCGACGACGCGGGGCAGGTGTTCTACGTGTTTCCCGGACTGGTGAAGTGA
- a CDS encoding FtsX-like permease family protein: protein MTGAGAVLRLSWRETRASRRRLLLFASAISIGVAALVAIRSFTANVQESVHRQARELLGADLLLTSNRPFTPPVESLLDSLARGGAVVARRTSLNSMAYVRRREGTRLVDVRAVGGGFPFYGRAVTDPPNRWADLDTAEVAVVDTSLLVQLGARIGDTLELGRRSFRIAAVAVEVPGRLSGGYGSFVPEVYIPVRDVAGTGLVVFGSRASYQALLKLDGEKAARRLDGSHKRLFEREKVRSRSAGDAEANLTESLSQLSSFLQFVGLVALLLGGIGVASGIGAFVAGKLDTIAVLRCLGAGRPAVFVIYLLQAAALGLVAAAAGAALGVGVQFLLPVLLKGVLPLGVSVTVEPAAVAAGLAVGVAVAVLFALRPLLEVRLVSPLQALRQPFEDEAVRPPRDPWRVAAFGALAVGVVALAMNQSDEPRVGLGFAVAIGLSLGVLTLTARVAIALARRLLVAAARGAGWPYALRQGIANLYRPRNQTRTVVVALGFGVALLATLYLVEANLLGQVQFATLATPGKPNLVFVDIQPDQEAGVDSLVRASGAGVLQQVPIVPMRIASINGRAPDDLLRDPKRRPPAPWTLRREYRSTFRDSMTAGERLVRGAWWHGRGAGPPYPVSLSSDVAQDLGVGIGDRIDWTVEGLSVPTAVVALREVEWARFEPNFFAVFSSAALAGVPRSTVVLTRLDDAAARARLQRAVSARYANVTSFDVALVQAVVERILGRVSLAIRFMAAFSLAIGALVLAGAVAAGRLARIREGALLKTLGATRRQLSRILLAEYLALGTLAGLVGIGLSALGAWAMVHFVFDLGFKLPAVPLLAVLAATAALVAAVGLAASREVFRRTAMEVLRES from the coding sequence ATGACCGGCGCCGGCGCCGTGCTCCGCCTCTCGTGGCGGGAGACCCGCGCCTCCCGCCGGCGACTGCTGCTGTTCGCCTCGGCGATCTCCATCGGCGTCGCCGCGCTGGTGGCCATCCGCTCGTTCACCGCCAACGTCCAGGAGTCCGTGCACCGGCAGGCGCGCGAGCTGCTCGGCGCCGACCTGCTGCTCACCAGCAACCGCCCGTTCACCCCACCGGTCGAGAGCCTGCTCGACTCCCTGGCGCGCGGCGGCGCCGTGGTGGCGCGGCGCACGTCGCTCAACTCGATGGCGTACGTCCGGCGGCGGGAGGGCACGCGCCTCGTGGACGTGCGCGCCGTGGGCGGCGGCTTCCCGTTCTACGGCCGGGCGGTCACCGATCCCCCGAACCGCTGGGCCGACCTCGACACCGCCGAGGTCGCCGTGGTGGACACCAGCCTGCTGGTACAGCTCGGCGCCCGGATCGGCGACACGCTCGAGCTCGGCCGCCGCAGCTTCCGCATCGCGGCCGTGGCGGTCGAGGTGCCCGGGCGGCTGTCGGGCGGTTACGGCTCGTTCGTTCCGGAGGTCTACATCCCCGTGCGGGACGTGGCCGGGACCGGCCTGGTGGTGTTCGGCAGCCGCGCGAGCTACCAGGCGCTGCTCAAGCTGGACGGCGAGAAGGCGGCGCGCCGCCTCGACGGGTCGCACAAGCGCCTGTTCGAGCGCGAGAAGGTCCGCAGCCGGAGCGCGGGCGACGCCGAGGCCAACCTCACCGAGTCGCTCAGCCAGCTGTCGAGCTTCCTCCAGTTCGTCGGGCTCGTCGCCCTGCTCCTGGGGGGCATCGGCGTGGCGAGCGGGATCGGGGCGTTCGTGGCCGGCAAGCTCGACACCATCGCCGTGCTGCGGTGCCTGGGCGCGGGCCGGCCGGCGGTGTTCGTCATCTACCTGCTGCAGGCCGCGGCGCTGGGCCTGGTGGCCGCCGCCGCGGGGGCGGCCCTGGGCGTCGGCGTGCAGTTCCTCCTGCCCGTGCTCCTCAAGGGCGTGCTCCCCCTGGGCGTGTCCGTGACCGTCGAGCCGGCGGCGGTGGCGGCCGGCCTCGCGGTCGGGGTCGCGGTCGCCGTGCTGTTCGCCCTGCGGCCCCTGCTCGAGGTCCGGCTCGTCTCGCCGCTCCAGGCGCTGCGCCAGCCGTTCGAGGACGAGGCCGTCCGGCCGCCGCGCGACCCCTGGCGCGTGGCCGCCTTCGGCGCCCTGGCCGTCGGCGTCGTCGCCCTCGCGATGAACCAGAGCGACGAGCCGCGCGTGGGCCTCGGCTTCGCCGTGGCCATCGGCCTGTCGCTCGGCGTGCTCACGCTCACCGCGCGCGTGGCGATCGCGCTGGCGCGCCGGCTCCTCGTGGCCGCGGCCCGCGGCGCCGGGTGGCCCTACGCGCTCCGGCAGGGGATCGCCAACCTGTACCGCCCGCGCAACCAGACCCGCACCGTCGTCGTCGCGCTCGGCTTCGGGGTGGCGCTGCTGGCCACGCTGTACCTGGTGGAGGCGAACCTGCTCGGCCAGGTCCAGTTCGCGACGCTCGCCACGCCGGGCAAGCCGAACCTGGTCTTCGTGGACATCCAGCCGGACCAGGAGGCCGGCGTCGACAGCCTGGTGCGCGCGAGCGGCGCCGGCGTGCTGCAGCAGGTGCCCATCGTGCCGATGCGGATCGCGTCCATCAACGGGCGCGCGCCGGACGACCTGCTCCGGGACCCGAAGCGGCGGCCGCCGGCGCCGTGGACGCTGCGGCGCGAATACCGCTCGACCTTCCGGGACTCGATGACCGCCGGCGAGCGGCTGGTCCGCGGCGCCTGGTGGCACGGCCGGGGCGCGGGACCGCCCTACCCGGTCTCGCTGAGCAGCGACGTGGCGCAGGATCTCGGCGTCGGGATCGGCGACCGCATCGACTGGACGGTCGAGGGGCTCTCGGTGCCGACCGCGGTCGTGGCGCTGCGGGAAGTGGAGTGGGCGCGCTTCGAGCCGAACTTCTTCGCCGTCTTCAGCTCGGCCGCCCTCGCGGGCGTGCCCCGCTCGACGGTCGTGCTCACGCGGCTGGACGACGCGGCGGCGCGCGCCCGCCTGCAGCGCGCGGTGTCGGCGCGCTACGCCAACGTCACGAGCTTCGACGTGGCCCTGGTGCAGGCGGTGGTGGAGCGGATTCTCGGACGGGTGTCGCTCGCCATCCGGTTCATGGCCGCCTTCAGCCTGGCCATCGGGGCACTGGTCCTGGCCGGCGCCGTGGCCGCCGGCCGGCTGGCGCGCATCCGCGAGGGGGCGCTGCTCAAGACGCTGGGCGCGACCCGTCGCCAACTCTCCCGCATCCTGCTCGCCGAGTACCTGGCCCTGGGAACCCTGGCGGGGCTGGTGGGCATCGGCCTCTCCGCCCTGGGAGCCTGGGCGATGGTGCACTTCGTCTTCGATCTCGGGTTCAAGCTGCCGGCCGTGCCGCTCCTGGCCGTGCTCGCGGCCACCGCCGCCCTCGTGGCCGCCGTGGGGCTCGCCGCGAGTCGCGAGGTGTTCCGCAGGACGGCGATGGAGGTGCTGAGGGAGAGTTAG
- a CDS encoding ABC transporter ATP-binding protein, translating into MLIARNLTKTYLSGGRPLTVLKEVSLEVDAGGFLAIVGPSGCGKTTLLGLLAGLDVPSGGSVLLGGQDLSLLSEDGRARLRGEQVGFVFQTFQLIPTLTAQENVQVPLELVPRRHVAQGDGGSTSLRTRKAESYRDIAERARQLLARVGLEGREHHYPAQLSGGEQQRVAVARAFANRPSVLFADEPTGNLDAETGARIIELLVGLNRESGATIVLATHDGELAAKAKSTLRLRDGAVVREPGRA; encoded by the coding sequence ATGCTCATCGCCCGGAACCTCACCAAGACCTACCTGAGCGGCGGCCGCCCCCTCACGGTGCTCAAGGAAGTTAGTCTCGAAGTCGATGCCGGTGGATTCCTCGCGATCGTCGGGCCGTCCGGCTGCGGCAAGACGACCCTGCTCGGGCTGCTGGCGGGCCTCGACGTGCCCAGCGGCGGCAGCGTGCTCCTGGGCGGCCAGGACCTGTCCCTGCTCTCCGAGGACGGCCGGGCGAGGCTGCGCGGCGAGCAGGTCGGGTTCGTGTTCCAGACCTTCCAGCTCATCCCGACCCTCACCGCCCAGGAAAACGTCCAGGTGCCCCTGGAGCTGGTTCCCAGACGGCACGTTGCACAGGGCGACGGCGGTTCCACGTCGCTCCGAACGCGGAAGGCCGAGAGCTACCGGGACATCGCCGAGCGCGCGCGGCAGCTGCTGGCGCGGGTGGGCCTGGAGGGGCGCGAGCATCACTACCCGGCGCAGCTCTCCGGCGGCGAGCAGCAGCGGGTCGCGGTGGCCCGCGCGTTCGCGAACCGCCCCAGCGTCCTGTTCGCCGACGAGCCGACGGGCAACCTCGACGCGGAGACCGGCGCGCGCATCATCGAGCTGCTGGTCGGGCTCAACCGCGAGTCGGGCGCGACCATCGTGCTGGCGACCCACGACGGCGAGCTGGCGGCCAAGGCGAAGAGCACGCTGCGCCTCAGGGACGGCGCGGTGGTCCGGGAGCCGGGGCGCGCATGA
- a CDS encoding arylesterase produces MIVGALAIVLLASCGRGGMASRVPRAPGVDSAGVQATRADSVDSAARSTAGGGGRPQTPTPNSQTRLMVFLGTSLTAGLGLDPDEAYPALIQRRLAGRRPPWQAVNAGVSGETSAGALRRLDAVLRGPVAILVVETGANDGLRGLELDSTRANLEAIVRRARANRPGIGIVLAGMEVPPNLGPRYAARFRALFRDLAAREGLPLIPFLLEGVGGVDSLNQPDGIHPNAAGARIVADNVWKVLAPLVARESAAAPGGAPGPR; encoded by the coding sequence ATGATAGTTGGCGCACTGGCGATTGTCCTGCTGGCCTCGTGCGGCCGGGGCGGCATGGCCTCGCGCGTGCCGCGGGCGCCGGGCGTGGACTCTGCGGGTGTGCAGGCGACGCGCGCCGACTCGGTCGATTCGGCAGCGCGCTCGACGGCGGGCGGCGGGGGACGGCCCCAAACCCCGACCCCCAATTCCCAAACCCGGCTGATGGTCTTCCTGGGCACCAGCCTCACGGCCGGCCTCGGTCTCGATCCCGACGAGGCCTATCCGGCGTTGATCCAGCGCCGGCTCGCCGGCCGGCGTCCGCCGTGGCAGGCGGTCAACGCGGGCGTGAGCGGCGAGACGAGCGCGGGCGCCCTGCGCCGCCTCGACGCCGTGCTCCGGGGCCCGGTCGCCATCCTGGTGGTGGAAACGGGGGCCAACGACGGGCTGCGCGGCCTGGAGCTGGACTCGACGCGCGCCAACCTCGAGGCCATCGTCCGACGCGCGCGCGCGAACCGGCCGGGGATCGGGATCGTGCTCGCGGGCATGGAGGTGCCGCCGAACCTGGGCCCGAGGTACGCGGCCCGGTTCCGGGCCCTGTTCCGCGACCTGGCCGCGCGGGAGGGCCTGCCCCTGATCCCGTTCCTGCTCGAGGGCGTGGGAGGCGTGGACTCCCTCAACCAGCCGGACGGGATCCATCCCAACGCCGCCGGGGCCCGGATCGTAGCGGACAACGTATGGAAGGTGCTCGCGCCGCTGGTGGCGCGCGAGAGCGCGGCCGCCCCGGGCGGCGCGCCGGGTCCGCGGTGA
- a CDS encoding DUF971 domain-containing protein: MKPLPVPYLVRRLDGGAALEIHWDEAGHVGIYGARELRLACPCAACRDEISGAPILEAGGVPDEIRAVALRLVGAYAAHFAWSDGHDTGIYPWEYLLALCPCPRCAAERSGGGPWPSST; this comes from the coding sequence GTGAAGCCGTTGCCGGTCCCGTACCTCGTCCGGCGGCTCGACGGGGGCGCCGCGCTCGAGATCCACTGGGACGAGGCCGGCCACGTCGGCATCTACGGCGCGCGCGAGCTGCGGCTCGCCTGCCCGTGCGCGGCGTGCCGGGACGAGATCAGCGGCGCGCCGATCCTCGAGGCGGGCGGCGTGCCGGACGAGATCCGCGCCGTGGCCCTTCGGCTGGTCGGGGCATACGCCGCGCATTTCGCGTGGAGCGACGGCCACGACACCGGCATCTACCCGTGGGAGTACCTGCTCGCCCTTTGCCCGTGCCCGCGCTGCGCTGCGGAGCGCTCAGGAGGTGGACCATGGCCCAGCTCGACCTGA